From Chryseobacterium sp. H1D6B, a single genomic window includes:
- a CDS encoding outer membrane beta-barrel family protein: MKIIISTIAILIGSLTFAQTKKDTASKQKDIEAVTIIARKATVESKVDRTVFNVANSSILAGNTTWDVLRMTPLVSIDNNDAIKAEGENVTVYINDRKSVFKGKELKEYLATIPADNLLKIEVITSPSSRYETSGSVINIVLKKRDDEGMKGSVTLNNRQNRKNSQYTNFNLNYHKKKVTQTLIGSYSDNTWAQNSSIINSLYENNAVTNINTQNISRNKSPSISSTSEYELNDKNNIGLILEYYQSRKNSSSDADGTNYANDIFQNSYLQNQSSTGLSRTLGTNFFYKYYDKEKNRILDVNVGTNYDAYEDNNTFIKTSSTEPTPNEIGVNSNNQARNYYLKVDYTQPFGKNGGTFEIGGKMDFNNNVVPYDLSGNNLDNLRRNDIFHYEDNINSLYANYSKTFFKKLETRIGIRYENIHFKVRQDVAGTSRKDSYGNFLPNLLLKYSFSDKYDLSFTYNRNIWRPWYTEFNPFLVPNNDGIYYRGNIDLEPNPSDRIYMKLGILKKYFFSARYMFTNQDYWTTYTVEDNKTITYPGNFTGKVKKYYLFANTNQTFLKNKLSVNLGFGWYYIDNSDFNERNDLKAKNYISYWGGSTNISYTNLFNKNINLSAWVEISNQNNGNSYANKTNVFHNISATKIFTKTQMEVSLQLMNIFQRPNFDATTYSPAGTFRNSSQSDWYGFSLSFVKRFGNQKVKGNTKTDVEKNGGGGK; this comes from the coding sequence ATGAAAATAATTATCTCTACAATCGCCATATTAATTGGTTCTTTAACTTTTGCCCAAACAAAAAAAGACACTGCATCCAAGCAAAAAGATATAGAAGCTGTCACCATTATCGCCCGGAAAGCAACAGTAGAATCTAAGGTTGACAGAACGGTTTTTAATGTTGCCAACAGTTCTATTCTGGCTGGAAATACTACTTGGGATGTCTTAAGAATGACTCCGCTGGTAAGTATTGACAACAATGACGCCATCAAAGCAGAAGGTGAAAATGTTACCGTTTATATCAACGACAGAAAATCTGTTTTTAAAGGAAAGGAATTAAAGGAATATCTGGCCACTATTCCTGCAGACAACCTTTTAAAAATTGAGGTGATCACAAGTCCGTCTTCACGGTATGAAACCTCAGGATCAGTCATTAATATCGTCCTTAAAAAAAGAGATGATGAAGGAATGAAGGGAAGCGTAACCCTGAACAACAGGCAAAACAGAAAAAATTCACAGTACACCAATTTTAACCTGAATTATCATAAGAAAAAAGTCACACAGACTCTGATTGGAAGTTACAGTGATAATACCTGGGCTCAAAACAGCTCGATTATTAATAGTTTATATGAAAATAATGCTGTTACCAATATCAATACTCAAAACATAAGCCGAAACAAAAGCCCCTCTATTTCTTCCACTTCAGAATATGAGTTGAACGATAAAAATAATATAGGATTAATTCTTGAATACTATCAAAGCAGAAAAAATTCTTCTTCTGACGCAGACGGAACAAATTACGCCAACGATATTTTTCAAAATTCTTACCTGCAAAATCAAAGTTCAACCGGTTTGAGCCGTACTTTGGGTACTAATTTTTTTTACAAATATTACGATAAGGAAAAGAACAGAATTTTAGATGTGAATGTAGGAACGAATTATGATGCTTATGAAGACAATAATACTTTTATAAAAACCAGCAGTACAGAACCAACGCCGAACGAAATTGGAGTTAATTCTAATAACCAGGCCCGAAACTATTATTTAAAAGTAGATTATACCCAGCCTTTTGGAAAAAATGGAGGCACATTTGAAATAGGCGGGAAAATGGATTTCAACAACAATGTCGTTCCTTACGACCTCTCTGGAAATAACCTGGATAATCTGAGACGAAATGACATTTTCCATTATGAGGATAATATTAATTCCCTTTATGCCAACTACAGCAAAACTTTTTTCAAAAAACTGGAAACCAGAATCGGGATCCGTTACGAAAATATTCACTTCAAAGTACGTCAGGATGTAGCAGGTACATCGAGAAAGGATTCTTACGGAAATTTTCTTCCTAACTTATTGTTGAAATACTCATTTTCAGACAAATATGACCTGAGTTTTACTTATAACCGTAATATCTGGCGCCCTTGGTATACTGAATTCAATCCTTTCCTCGTACCTAATAATGACGGAATCTATTACAGAGGAAATATTGATCTTGAGCCTAATCCAAGTGACAGAATTTATATGAAACTGGGAATTTTGAAAAAATATTTCTTTTCTGCAAGGTACATGTTTACCAATCAGGATTACTGGACAACATATACCGTTGAAGACAATAAAACCATTACCTATCCAGGAAATTTCACAGGCAAGGTCAAAAAGTATTATTTATTCGCGAACACCAATCAGACATTCCTGAAAAATAAACTGAGCGTAAATCTTGGTTTCGGCTGGTATTATATTGACAACAGTGATTTTAATGAAAGAAATGATCTGAAAGCCAAAAATTACATCAGCTATTGGGGCGGATCCACCAACATCTCTTATACCAATCTCTTTAATAAAAATATTAATCTGAGTGCATGGGTGGAAATTTCCAATCAGAACAACGGAAACTCATATGCTAATAAAACCAATGTTTTCCACAATATTTCTGCGACCAAAATATTCACAAAGACCCAAATGGAAGTCAGCCTCCAGCTGATGAATATTTTCCAGCGGCCTAATTTTGATGCAACAACCTATAGTCCAGCCGGAACTTTTAGAAATTCATCACAATCTGACTGGTATGGATTTTCCCTTTCTTTTGTAAAACGTTTTGGAAACCAGAAAGTAAAAGGAAACACGAAAACCGATGTTGAGAAAAACGGCGGGGGCGGAAAATAA